Within the Pseudomonadota bacterium genome, the region CTAGGAATTGTGATGCGGTGCCGCAATAGCAACTAGTCGCTGTGGTAGCGGAGCGCAACCTGGTTTCCCGGGTGACGCTCCAAGCGGCCCGCCAGCTCGGCCTCAAGCAATACCGCAAGGACGATTGCGGCTGACAATTGGCACTGCCGGACCAATTCGTCAACCGCGACCGGATTGGGGCCGAGCAGATCCAGCACCCGAGCCCGACCGGTGGAAACCTCGGAATCGCTGGCTTTGGGCGGCACCGGCGCGGGGGCGGGACGGTGGGATTCTCCGAGCTTTGCCATGGGGGTAAGCACCGATAGGACGTCTTCGGCGGTCTCCACCAAAGTAGCCCCTTGGCGCAGGAGCTGATTGCACCCCTTGGCCCGGGGATCCAAGGGCGATCCCGGTACGGCGAAGACCTCGCGGCCCTGGTCTAGGGCGCGCCTGGCGGTGATGAGCGAGCCCGAGCGCTCGGCCGCCTCGATCACCACCACGCCCAAGGAGAGTCCGGAAATGACCCGGTTGCGGCGGGGAAAGTGGCTGGCCCTGGGCTCTGTCCCGAGCGGGCTTTCGGCCACCAGCAGGCCCTTTTCCTTGATCTCCCCATAGAGTCCGGCGTTTTCGGGCGGGTAAATCACATCGATGCCGCCGGCGAGGGCCGCCACGGTGCCCTGGGCGAGCGCGCCCGCATGGGCGGCGGCATCGATGCCCCGGGCGAAGCCGGAGACCACGGCGAAGCCGGCCGCTCCGAGGTCGGACGCAAGCGCGCGGGCGAGCCGTTTGCCATTGGCCGAGGCGTTGCGCGCACCCACCATCGCTACCGCCCGTCGCTCCAGGAGGCGAGCGTCGCCGAGGAGGCTGACGACCGGGGGCGGGTCGGATATGGCGCGGAGCGAGACCGGGTAGTCCGGCTCGCAGATTGCCAAGAAGCGTCCACCGAGCCCATGGAGGCGCGTGGCCTCGGCTTCCAGGGCGGCGCGTGACGGCGTCCGCAAGGGTGAAGCGCGTCCGGCCTGGCGCGCCAGATCGGGTAGGGCGGCCAGCGCCGCGCCGGCGCTCCCGTAGCGCTCAATGAGCTGCAGAAAGGTAATCGGCCCGACATTCTCGGTGCGCGCCAGGCGGGCCCAATCCAGCCGTTCAGCCTCAGTGAGAGTTTTCAGCTCCATGGTGCCGCGGACGTTGCGCGAGGGAGGGCGGTGGCGTCAATCGCCGGCCCCGTGTGCCCGATAAGCGTACGGTTAGGAACTTGCGGCGAAAGGGTCTAAGCTCCGTCGGTCCCTAGCTCCCGTGAGGCCAGAATGGCAACGATCGGCTCGCTCCCCACAGGCAGTTCCGGCCCGGTATTGACCGAGGCCCAGGCGAAGATCCTGGACCGGCTGAAGTCGATTTCCGGCGCCTCCGGTTACGGCGGCAAGCGGACGACGGCCGAGGCCACGGCTGCCATCAACATCGACCTGCCCGCCCTGCAACTGGCCGCGGGCAGCGCCGAGGCCACCGGCGACGTCCAGGGCGCGCAGTATGTGGCGAGACAAACCAAGAAGTTAGCAGACGATCTTCGCTCCGCGCTGAAGGATGCCGCGGCGGCGGCGCCGGTCAATGCCGGTGCCGCTCAAGGGTCGAGTTCGGACCAACTCGCGACCACGGCAAAGCAGCTCAAGCTGCTGCTGGTCAAGTCCAGGATCGCTCTTGCCCAACCTCAGGCCCAGCAGTCCAGCCCGGCTTTGCGGCGCGCCGTGGACGTCGATCTCAGGGAGGGTGAGAAAGCGGTGCAGGCGCTCCAGGCGCAGCTCCGCGGCGGGAGCGGCAGCGCCGTCAATATCCGCGCCTGATCTGGCCTATCGACGGCCAATCTACAATTGCAGTTCAACCGCCCGAGCGGCACTACCCGTCGCTCTTGGTGGCCCGGAAGCTGATCTTCGACTCTTCGCCGCGGATGAGCCTGAGGATGTTGGGAGCGTGGCGGAGATAGACGACGGCGGCGATGAAGGCTGCGAGCTGGACCTGCTGCTTGTCGCCGCCATACCAGACATAGGCCGGGGCCAGCGCCAGCGCGGTCAGCGACGCCAGCGAGGAATACCGGAATACCGCGGCGACGGCGAGCCAGGTCAAGCAGGCCACGGCTCCGGCCGCAGGGGCGATGCCAAGCAGCACTCCCAGCGCGGTGGCAACGCCCTTGCCGCCCTTGAAGCGGAGCCAGACCGGGAAGCAATGGCCGATCAGGACGCCGGCGCCGGCCAATACGGCCATGTCCGGGCCCATGGTGCCGGCGGCGAGGACCGCGGCGGTCCCCTTGCCGCCATCGAGGATGAGGGTCAGCGCCGCCAGACCCTTCCGTCCGGTGCGGAGCACATTGGTCGCCCCGATACTGCCCGAGCCTATGCGGCGAATGTCGCCGAGCCCCGCGAGCTTGGTCAGCACCAGGCCGAATGGGATCGAGCCCACGAGGTAGGCCACAAGGAACGCCGCATAGAACGGCCACACGAAGCTGAGATCGCCGAGGGGGCTGGGCATGGCTTGGCTCGAGACGGGATCGGCCGGGGCAGAATGCGTCGGCGAACGACTTCGGTCGAGGGGAACCTATGCTAGCGTCGGGGGCCAATCAACAAGCCCCGAAGTCCCATGCCCCGCACCCGCATTGCCGTCATCGGCCTCGGCCTCGCCGTCACTCCCCACGCCAAGAGCCTCATGGACCTCGCCGACCGGGTCGAGGTGGTGGCGGCCGTCGCTCCCTCCGCGGAGCGACGGAAGGGCTTCGCCCTGCGCTTTCCGTTTCCCACCGCCGACGATGTCGACGGCGTGCTCGCCGACAAATCGATTTCGGCGGTGATGATCCTGACGCCGCCCAACACCCATTTGAATCTAGCCAGTCGCGCCGCACGCGCGGGCAAGCATGTGCTCTTGGAGAAGCCCCTCGAGATCACCACCGATCGGGCCGCGACCTTGGTCAGGACCGTGCGGGCTGCGGGAGTGCGCCTCGGCTGCGTCCTGCAGATGCGCTTCCGCCCGGCCGGGCGGCGGCTGATCGAGCTGGTGGATCAGGGGGCCCTCGGGCACCTCGTCGGCGCCAGCCTGTCGGTCCGCTGGTGGCGGCCGCAGAGCTATTACGACGAGCCCGGGCGCGGCAGCATGAGCCGCGATGGCGGCGGCGTCTTGATCACCCAGGCGATCCACGCCCTCGATCTCCTGCTGCGGTTGACCGGCGAGGTCGCCGACGTGCGCAGCCTCCAGGGCAAGACCGCGATCCATCGCATGGAGGGCGAAGACGTGGTCGCCGCCGGTGTGCGCTATGCCAACGGCGCCATCGGCAGCATCGATGCGACCACGGCGGCCTTCCCGGGCTTCCCTGAGCGCTTGGAGCTGGTCGGCACCAAGGGCACCGCGGCGATGACCGGCGGCGCGCTCGAGGTCTATTACCAAGACGGCAGGCGGGAGACCATCGAAGCCGCCGGCGGTACCGGCGGCGGCGCCGATCCCATGGCCTTTGCCCATGACGCCCACCGCGACCTCATCGCCGACTTCCTCGACGCGATTGAAGAGAAGCGGGATCCCACCGTCACCGGCGAGCAACTCCTCGAGGTGCACCGGCTGATCGATCGGCTGCTGGACACCGGCCGGCCGAACTAATCGGCGAGTATTGCCGAATGGATGGCCGGCAGGGCCAGGCGGCGCCAACGCCCTATGACGCGGCGGTCCGGGCCGATGAGATAGAAGGTTCCGGGCTGTGCGTCGTAGCGTTCGGCGGCAATGCCCGCCTGGTCCAGGAACCGGCCGCGCGCCGCCTCGCCGACGAAGGGGCAATAGGGCGGCAACAGCACCATGAGTTTGAGGCCGCTTTCGGCAAGGGCTTCCAGCACGGCGCGGTCGGCGTCGCCGATGGAGCCATCGGGATTGACGAAATAGAGGCCGCTGCGATCCGGCCCGAGGCAGCGGAGGAGCCAGGTCGGCTCGCCATCCGCTTCGATCGGCGCATCGGCAGCCGGCGCGCCGGGGAGGATGCCGGCGGTGAACGCCTCACGATTGACCATGTCGAGGCCTCAGGGCCGGCAGTGCTTGCCGTGCGCTCCTATAATGGAACACTATCGGTGTCATTCGTTTCACCGGCGGCGCCGGATCGCGCTGCTCACGCCTCCCATTCGCGAAGGAATGCGCTATGACCACGTCGTCCACGTCCCTCAAGATCCTCGGCATCTGCGGCAGTCTCCGCGCCAAATCCTTCAACAAGATGGCGCTTTTGACCGCGAGCAAGCTGATGCCTGCGGGCATGACGCTGGAGACCTTCGATCTCGCGCCGATTCCGCTCTACAACGCCGATATACACGCCCAGGGATTCCCGGATTCGGTGCAGGCGTTGCGCGCCAAGATCAAAGCGGCGGACGGTCTCTTGTTCGCCTGCCCAGAATACAACTA harbors:
- the dprA gene encoding DNA-protecting protein DprA, yielding MELKTLTEAERLDWARLARTENVGPITFLQLIERYGSAGAALAALPDLARQAGRASPLRTPSRAALEAEATRLHGLGGRFLAICEPDYPVSLRAISDPPPVVSLLGDARLLERRAVAMVGARNASANGKRLARALASDLGAAGFAVVSGFARGIDAAAHAGALAQGTVAALAGGIDVIYPPENAGLYGEIKEKGLLVAESPLGTEPRASHFPRRNRVISGLSLGVVVIEAAERSGSLITARRALDQGREVFAVPGSPLDPRAKGCNQLLRQGATLVETAEDVLSVLTPMAKLGESHRPAPAPVPPKASDSEVSTGRARVLDLLGPNPVAVDELVRQCQLSAAIVLAVLLEAELAGRLERHPGNQVALRYHSD
- the plsY gene encoding glycerol-3-phosphate 1-O-acyltransferase PlsY, translating into MPSPLGDLSFVWPFYAAFLVAYLVGSIPFGLVLTKLAGLGDIRRIGSGSIGATNVLRTGRKGLAALTLILDGGKGTAAVLAAGTMGPDMAVLAGAGVLIGHCFPVWLRFKGGKGVATALGVLLGIAPAAGAVACLTWLAVAAVFRYSSLASLTALALAPAYVWYGGDKQQVQLAAFIAAVVYLRHAPNILRLIRGEESKISFRATKSDG
- a CDS encoding Gfo/Idh/MocA family oxidoreductase, which produces MPRTRIAVIGLGLAVTPHAKSLMDLADRVEVVAAVAPSAERRKGFALRFPFPTADDVDGVLADKSISAVMILTPPNTHLNLASRAARAGKHVLLEKPLEITTDRAATLVRTVRAAGVRLGCVLQMRFRPAGRRLIELVDQGALGHLVGASLSVRWWRPQSYYDEPGRGSMSRDGGGVLITQAIHALDLLLRLTGEVADVRSLQGKTAIHRMEGEDVVAAGVRYANGAIGSIDATTAAFPGFPERLELVGTKGTAAMTGGALEVYYQDGRRETIEAAGGTGGGADPMAFAHDAHRDLIADFLDAIEEKRDPTVTGEQLLEVHRLIDRLLDTGRPN